CTCTTTAAACATTGTTCACTCTCACTAAAATCTCTGAGTCATGTAACACTGTACTTTTCCGACTAGCACCACACCCCGGCGTCAAGTTTTCACGATTCACTCTTTATAAATGATATTTGCAAAGTTGTTGGTGGGCTCGTACCACAACGCTTTGATTTGAAGAGGTAGATTCTCGAGTCTAGAAATATCATTAATATACAATCCATGCAAGGTTGACCATTCCAAGTTGTGAATCCATTCTTACCTCTaatgcatatacatacatacataaatatatattaaacaaaCTTTTTAATTAGCCGAAATCAAAGCGGCGAAGACGCAATAATCCAAGGAAGACGAGAAGACCCGGTTATATTAGGCGTTTTACGTAAGGGCCATTTGACGAAcaacaaaaggaagaaagacAGTTCACACTTAAAAAGTGAATAACAACAAAAAGGTCGCAGTATACACTACTATTCTCTATTCGTGGAGAATCCATCAAATCcctacacatatacatacaaacaaATACTCATTCTACACTTGCTTGCTTTCACTTCCAACTTCCCCGCCATTGAAAAAACTGAATCGATTATATACATAATACTTTTTAGTTTGGCAGGAAGTTAAAGGCGGAGAAGTACGGCCACAGGCGAGAGATGGGGCGGAGTGATGAGTCTCTGGAAATAGTGAGCGTTATCGGTGGTGGCGAGTCATCGTCTTCtactccttcttcttcttcttcagagtGGACCTTTCGAGAACTTGATGACGTCTTCTTGCAGGTAATTCTATATCGGCAATGGATCCCCTACagctcttcttttcttttctttttttaactaGTCGATCTTGAGTTTGAAATCGTTCGTTGAGGGAGTAATTCAGTGGTTCCAGAGTTAATTGGTGTCTGCTTCTGTGCAAAGGAGAGTCCATTTGATTCGTTATAATATCTACGCCGTATCATTTTTGTGTGCTAAACTGGTTAGAAGGTTAACTGGGTGGAATTATgcgatttcttttcttttccagtgTACTTTCTTGCCGGAATACAACTATGGAAAGAGAAGATGCTGTAGTGTTTAGTTATCATAAGGCTCATGACCTCTGTGAACCCAATGAAGATGGAAAGGAAATTTGTATGGGAATTGGGAAAGTGTTAGTTCCTTCTCAGATAGCAGAGGATATGTTCTCTGATTGCAATTGTTTTCAATAGCAACCTCACTGATGGGTGGTTAGTTTGTTTTTCTCGTTCGACTGCAAGTTTCAGAAAAAGCCAAATCAAACAAGCGTTGTGAAATCTTGATCTCAACTGTCAAAATTTTGGGATGTTTAATGAGACAAGtattagggaaaaagaaaaaactaaaacTACATTTCAAGAGTGATTTACCAGAATTTTAATGAtcgttttttttccctatttcttaatgcatttattttttgtaatatcAGTTGCTTTTATTTCCCAGTTCTTTGttacttttattttcttttcaatgaggtttaattttttttttaatgcagacACAAACCAGAATATGGCTTGGAGAAGTACTTCAGAGAAGATTAGATGAGCACTTGGATGTTTCTGATATATTAGCTGATGGGGAATTGCTGTAcgttattttttttcccctcctacAAGAGCATATATAGTGGACACACAACATTTTGCCACACTTTGATTGTATCTCTAATTAGCTGCATCTTAGATagacaacaaaataaaattcccTATCCGGTAATGTGACGAAAAGGGATCATAACTTGGAGCACACAATAGCTTTTAAGGTGATATTTATGAAATTGTGTGGACTAACGTCTTACCACTTGTAGACATGAAGGAGAAAAACAAGACACTTTTTGCAGTTTTGGAAATGCATTTATAGTTCTTTGTAATACAAAATTCATGTTAGTATTACCCTGGTTTTGGAAAGGTATTATATTGATAATATCACTTAATGGAGGTTTGAGTAGAATGTTGTGTTTCTTATACCATAAATTTTTTAAACTGCTGTCCGAAATCTGTCTCCATTTTCATTTCTGTGCTTCTTAGACAATGTGCAATGCATTAATCTTATATAGTTTGTTGTATATCATATATAAAAGTTTATAGTTTTCTTGAATTTATGTGTCGTTTGCTTGTATGTTTGAAGTGTTAAGAGTTGTATGGAAAATGTTCTTGACAAAGCCTATGGAGCTAGAACATATAATATGAACCACATACTTCTAGAAACTGAAGGAAGATATATTCCTTATTACAATGTAGATTCTTTTTTGAGTGTAATGTTATGTTACTTGCACCATAAATTTTTTAGACTTCATTGTCCTAAATCTGTCCCCATTTTCATTTCTGTGCTTCTTGGTCAATGTGCAATGCATTAATCTTATATAGTTTGTTGTATATCATATATAAAAGTTTACAGTTTTCTCGAATCTATGTGTCGTTTGCTTGTAGGTTTGAAGTGTCAAGAGTTATATGGAAAATGTTCTTGACAAAGCCTATGGAGCTAGAACATATAAAGCCATATAAATATGAACCATTTACTTCTAGAAAGTCTGGCGGAAGATATATGCCTTATTCCAATATCGATTATTTTTTGAAGGTAAGCTTTGCTATCCAATTTCGTGTGGGGGTGTACACCTAGGAGctctttctcttttatttttttatttggaacTTGCTTTTTGGCTTTTGTCCTGGCTTCGTGTTTGCTCCATATCTTATATCTCTTTACCTCCGACATTCTGATAGTTACAAACATTGGAGTTACGATTACTAGATAACCCAACGATAATACCATTGTATGATGATTTTTCCAAGGCAAAACATCTTGCTTTCAATGCCAAAGTTCTTTTGCTCCTTTCTTCCAAAAACATTCAACAATTTGTTTAAGGGTTTTATCTCTATGAGTTTCCTACTCTCTTTCTTGCATTCTGCTTGGTTTCACTTAGTGTTTTCTCTTGTTTTTAGATTTGCAAAATCTTGGGATTGACTGGCGTTGATCTTTTCTCCCCTTCAGACGTCGTTGAGAAGAAAGATACTCGAAAAGTTTGCATATGTATACGCACACTTGCAAAAAGAGCAAGGTTAAAGTGGTTGAATGTAAGGAACTTGACTGAAACATGTTTCTTTTAACAATTTGTGATTGCGCATGCGCCCTTTTCCCTTTTGAAATCTTAAGACAATTTGATTGAGATTAGCGGACTGATAAGAGGCAATTGTGGTGGTAGGTTCCAGATTTTGATATGGTCACTTGTACTGTAACAATGCCTACTGACATGGTTGAATGCATCCGGAGAAGCTTGGAGCTTGGAATTGTTGGTTGCAATTCCTACCAATATGGAAGGACAAAATGGAGGCAGGTAAAGCTTGTTGCTTTGAAACGTAAAGTTTCCATTCTGCATAGAGACTTTACATTTATAGATAATTCTTTTTTTATGGTGTTTCTAATTCCTATCATCTTAATTTTAGAGAAGTACGGTTACATCCTCTGCCAGATATTGCGATTCattttctgatgattctgatgaCGCTGATAGCAATATTACAATTCAGTCTGATAGCTCGTCCACCCATGGATATCATTATTCTTTATCCCAGATGAATTATGATCTTGAAAGTTCTCCTGAAATATCATCAGCCACAAGAGATTGTGGTTTGCGACAAAATCCAATAATACAGTTTGAGCAAAAGAAACACAAGTATGCACAATATCAATTTGAATCGATGGGGTCACTTTGCTCTGAGCTTGTGGAGTGTGATAATCAGCTGGATAGCGTGTCATCTCCTTCCAGCACTGTTTCCCTAATTCACTTAAACAACAAGTTTTCTCTCCCCAAAAATGGCACAGTAAAATATACTCTTGAGAATGACAGCTTGGATTTCAGTTGTGCTTCTGATGTTGAAGATTTTATGGATCACAGTTTGCCAGAAAGAAGTTATATGGCTGATCAGCTGGAAATCTCGGAAGTAATTTGCCATGGAATTGATATTAGTAATCCCAGTCTATTTGATGGCGAAAGTATTTCCGAGTCATACACGCCAACTGGTTCTGATAGATCAAATGCATTTGGCAATGGATTTGAAAATGAACATTCTGATGTTAATGATGTGGAGCTATCGTCTACTTCCAGCATGAACTCTGTGTCAGGTGCTTTGCTGAAATTGAATTTTGACGACCAAGTAGATGAAGAAGATGGTTTCAAAACCCTCCAGTTACCCGAATCACGAAATCAAGTAGTTGTCTTCCCTACTAAGATTCCCCAACTGTGTTCACATTATCGATCTTGTGGCAATAATTCTCGTTCATATGATAGTCGCATCTGGATGCCTCAGGCTGATTTAGAGGCCGTATTTGGTGGAggcataataaataaatttgaaatgAATGCTTCTGAACCTGTTCGTTGCAATCAATGTCAAGAGAGGCTTTCGGTTCATTCAAATTCTCCATATGACTATCATCAGTTGGATCAGGGAGGAAAATGTGCAATTGCGACAAATAGAGATGGCTGTCATGTCTCTTCTTCTGTATGTACACTGCCCAGTGGTTTTCCTGATGAAGGTCTTCACAGAGGAGCTGCCTTGAAGTATGTTGTCACTAACCCTCATCCAACTTCCCACAATGGTGTGCAAGTCGAAGAGAGAATAGATTATCCAGAAACTAGAAGCATCGCTACTGGTAGAGTTATACCACACAAAGTTCCTAAGGTTAATACTGATGTCCACAGCAGCTCTCTGTCTCCTCATCTAAGTGAGCCAATGCCAGTAATACATCCTTGCATCACAACGAAATGTTCAGAAGATATGCGCGAGAATGGTCATCTAGTATATAGCGACGAGGAGGAGGATCTTTATACAGCAGAAACTGTGGACAAGAGGCACAGCCAAGTAAGTTGATTCTCTTCATACCTCCTGTCACTTTTTCTCATAGTTTCTTCCAGGCACTTTGTGACTCTAGTTACCTTGTCATGCAGGGTGatagaaaaaatgaaaataaaagagtGGATCATAAAGTAGAACAAGCAAAACACAATCCCAAGAGATGGTCAGTGCTGAAACCTGTAGTAGGGGGAACAGCAGTTGTTGGCATGGTGTTTCTTTTGCTTCGCTACAGGTTGGTTTTACTGTGGAACAAATGGTTATAAAACTTTCTGAACTTGGTTTATATGATTTGTAAACTAGAATCGTTTACATAGACTTCACAAGTTTTCTCACTTACATGACAGGAAAAGTGGTAGAGATAAAAAAGGTGACAACAGTATGCAATCTAATCAGATGCAGAGGACTAATTGTGGCAGTTTCTCATCGCAGAAGGAACAAAAAGGTGGTCAAGTTAACGGGGTATATCCAGCTGAAAAGCTCAAACTCTGAGGTTGAGATGTAGATAACTATATCGAAAATGCTAAGGAAGAAGTGTTTTTTGTTCCAGCTATCTTAAATGTTGCGATGGATGCATATGATCCATTCGTAATTATGGGCTTCACATGATATCGTGTGCGTCCAGCATTTGGGATAGCTGGTACGAAAAATATTGGAATCTGTAAGACGGGTATGTCagtgtagatttttttttattaatactcCCTTTAGTCTTTAATATGTATTATCATGGAAGGCGTCAATTCTCTGGGTTGGAGCTCCTGTATGCAgaaaattattcttttttttttgacaatatGATATTAGTTAATTTACTAATGAAATAGTACTTTGCCGACAACAGATTTTATGATTCCTTAATCCTTGCCGTCGATTCCTGCTGCAATTGCGCGCAATTATGTCGGATCATTAATCTCCAACTATATTACTAGCCATTGAGCTTGTTTTTATTGGACGGTTCCACCCACAGCTTATATGGGTTGTTTGGTGGGGCGGATTGAGAAAGCGGGTCCGTCCCAACAAACGCCCCACCAAACATAGCAATACATCAAGATATCCTCGTGCCATCACTGGATGAACAACGGTCAATAACTCGTTTGTAAGAAAAAGATTAAAACGGTGCGTATTGAACTCTCTGTACTATAGAGATCAAAATGGTGTGTTGAACATAATTTGAACAATGCGTTAAGTTGTTGACAAATCAACCTAGTTTAAGCGAATCCAATTGATTCAACTATCCTGAACCGGACTTAAACTATTAGAATCACAACATATTCTAGAGGTATTAATGATTTTGAGTTTCTTCTACCTTATAGAAAAAAAAGTATATTAACCGTAGGATTTATTTTAATTACATCCGGCGGTGATTAAAAATAATTGGTAATAAACCCTTAAAAGATGTGGTGCGTCATCCGTAAGCCTAGGCCTAATGGGGTTTTGGGCTTGCAAGCACAGGGGCCCATTTTTTGTGGCACAAACGGCCACATAAGTAGATTTGAAAAAATCATAGAACCGCTAACCGACTCTGCCAATTGCCAAACCCCAATGTCCCTCAACAAAATAAACTCCAGTGCTTCAGAGTATCAGAAGAAGATCTCTCTCTCTAAGTTCCCTTCTTTCTCGACTCCCTCCCTCACTCAAACTCTCTTGCTTTTCCTCCTCCAGGCCTCCCGTCATTCCACCTGCGTTAGCGTCCCCATCTACGTCGCTGAATTTGCCTCCCGAGTCGGCCAGGGTCATCTGTTGAAGGTAATTTTTGATTCTTCGCTTTGTTAGGTTTTCGTTTTAGTATGGATTACGTGGTTTACTGTGCGTCACAATTTCCCGTTTCGAACATCAGAAATTTCTGCATAATAGCTCCCATTGATAATGGAAAATCAACTTTGGCCGATATATTGCTTCAGATGACGGGTACTGTGCATACCAGAGAGATGAAGAGCGGTTTCTTGATAACATGGAtctggagagagaaagaggcatcACTATCAAACTACAGGTCGCCTACTAAgtttctttctaattttttatCGAGGAATCTTGTTAACTTTTTCAAACTATCTGCTGCGCCTTTCTTTCGTGACTTGCCTTGGCGAAATCAAAACTTTCTTCGATGCTGTTTggatagaattttttttcattaaaaggaaaaaccaaaagaaaaagaagagaaatcaaCGTTTTCTTATTTGTGGCAGGCTGCTCGAATGCGCTACATGTTCCAGAGAACCTTATTGCCTGAATTTAATCGATACTCCTGGTCATTTGGACTTCTCCTATGAGGTATGTCAGTTTGGTGTTCGACTAGCTAGGTTTAGTAGACGCATCATCTTGTTCATGGTAATGAtatttgagaattcaaagaATTAATTGATAAGAACATAACTTAGGGTTTAACCATTTTCTTGAACTTGATCAGTGTGAAGTGCCCTAGGAAATTAGAAGCAATTATGTAATCCTTTCTTGGCTTATGGAAAGATTCCTCTACTTACAACTTTTGGATTTACATACATAGAAAGCTGGATATTCTGGTGTTGGAGCATGTCAAGTGTAGTCTTAGATGTTAGAACTTCGTATGTTCTATAGGAGCCCCCCTAAGCAGTAGAGAGAAATGAGACAGTTCTATTGGAAAATGTATATTATTGATTGCCTTACAAGTTCCAATTACAATATTCCCCTGCTCATCTTAATCATAGTAAGCAAACAGGTGTGTGGCCCTAGTTTGTCTACCTGACATATTTTACTTGAAAATGAAAGATGGTGtagttaatttttttgttatctaTCTTTGTAAAGGTTTCCTGTTCTCTTGCGGCTTGTGAAGGTCCTCTTCTTGTTGTAGATGCTTCTCAGGTGAATATTCGTCTTCCCTCACTTTGCATTATTCTGAtggtttctcttcttcttcttttttccaattAACAAGCAATGCCTTTCAGGCTTGTGGCGATTCTAAATATGTCTTGATGCTTTACATGTGACACTTTGCTACTTTGGTACTAAGATTATGACTGAAGCTTGTGTATTAAGAAATCATTTTATTGGGATTGGAAGCACAGACATGGCTATTGTTTATTTGGGTCTGGAGAACAACCCAGAGATCATCCCTGTTAGTGGAACTTGACTAATATATATTTGACttttatgttctttaaggcGAGCATCGCTCAAATAGATGGTTATAATTTTGAATGCCATTGTTGATAGGATTCCGCCACCCCATAATACCACTGATATGCCTTTGAGGGTTTCGATATTCGATAGGTATGTGCTTGACTTCATCACTACAGGTTAACACATCATTTTATTGGGATTG
This genomic stretch from Tripterygium wilfordii isolate XIE 37 chromosome 22, ASM1340144v1, whole genome shotgun sequence harbors:
- the LOC119990471 gene encoding uncharacterized protein LOC119990471 isoform X1; the protein is MGRSDESLEIVSVIGGGESSSSTPSSSSSEWTFRELDDVFLQTQTRIWLGEVLQRRLDEHLDVSDILADGELLFEVSRVIWKMFLTKPMELEHIKPYKYEPFTSRKSGGRYMPYSNIDYFLKICKILGLTGVDLFSPSDVVEKKDTRKVCICIRTLAKRARLKWLNVPDFDMVTCTVTMPTDMVECIRRSLELGIVGCNSYQYGRTKWRQRSTVTSSARYCDSFSDDSDDADSNITIQSDSSSTHGYHYSLSQMNYDLESSPEISSATRDCGLRQNPIIQFEQKKHKYAQYQFESMGSLCSELVECDNQLDSVSSPSSTVSLIHLNNKFSLPKNGTVKYTLENDSLDFSCASDVEDFMDHSLPERSYMADQLEISEVICHGIDISNPSLFDGESISESYTPTGSDRSNAFGNGFENEHSDVNDVELSSTSSMNSVSGALLKLNFDDQVDEEDGFKTLQLPESRNQVVVFPTKIPQLCSHYRSCGNNSRSYDSRIWMPQADLEAVFGGGIINKFEMNASEPVRCNQCQERLSVHSNSPYDYHQLDQGGKCAIATNRDGCHVSSSVCTLPSGFPDEGLHRGAALKYVVTNPHPTSHNGVQVEERIDYPETRSIATGRVIPHKVPKVNTDVHSSSLSPHLSEPMPVIHPCITTKCSEDMRENGHLVYSDEEEDLYTAETVDKRHSQGDRKNENKRVDHKVEQAKHNPKRWSVLKPVVGGTAVVGMVFLLLRYRKSGRDKKGDNSMQSNQMQRTNCGSFSSQKEQKGGQVNGVYPAEKLKL
- the LOC119990471 gene encoding uncharacterized protein LOC119990471 isoform X2; translation: MYTHTCKKSKVKVVEYFDMVTCTVTMPTDMVECIRRSLELGIVGCNSYQYGRTKWRQRSTVTSSARYCDSFSDDSDDADSNITIQSDSSSTHGYHYSLSQMNYDLESSPEISSATRDCGLRQNPIIQFEQKKHKYAQYQFESMGSLCSELVECDNQLDSVSSPSSTVSLIHLNNKFSLPKNGTVKYTLENDSLDFSCASDVEDFMDHSLPERSYMADQLEISEVICHGIDISNPSLFDGESISESYTPTGSDRSNAFGNGFENEHSDVNDVELSSTSSMNSVSGALLKLNFDDQVDEEDGFKTLQLPESRNQVVVFPTKIPQLCSHYRSCGNNSRSYDSRIWMPQADLEAVFGGGIINKFEMNASEPVRCNQCQERLSVHSNSPYDYHQLDQGGKCAIATNRDGCHVSSSVCTLPSGFPDEGLHRGAALKYVVTNPHPTSHNGVQVEERIDYPETRSIATGRVIPHKVPKVNTDVHSSSLSPHLSEPMPVIHPCITTKCSEDMRENGHLVYSDEEEDLYTAETVDKRHSQGDRKNENKRVDHKVEQAKHNPKRWSVLKPVVGGTAVVGMVFLLLRYRKSGRDKKGDNSMQSNQMQRTNCGSFSSQKEQKGGQVNGVYPAEKLKL
- the LOC119991873 gene encoding translation factor GUF1 homolog, chloroplastic-like, whose protein sequence is MSLNKINSSASEYQKKISLSKFPSFSTPSLTQTLLLFLLQASRHSTCVSVPIYVAEFASRVGQGHLLKMTGTVHTREMKSGFLITWIWREKEASLSNYRLLECATCSREPYCLNLIDTPGHLDFSYEVSCSLAACEGPLLVVDASQIMTEACVLRNHFIGIGSTDMAIVYLGLENNPEIIPDSATP